The DNA sequence AGTAATTATATCTGATGATATGGAAATGAAGGCCATCTCTGATGAAATTTCAATTGGTGAAGCAGCTACTAAAGCTCTTAGTGCCGGTGCAGATATTATCGAATACCGTTCATTTGCTGCATGTCGAGAAGCATATAATTATGTGAAACAGGCCCTTGAGGCCGGTGATATTGATAAAGTGGATATCTCACAAAAATACGAACGTGTTCTAGAGCTTAAGAAAAAATACCTTTCAAATTACTCACCTACTTATATTCCAGACGTCGCTGGTAAGGTGGGAACCAAAGAGAACTTATCTATTGTTGAGCAGGTTAATCAAGGTTAGCACATAGGGCCAATATTGCCTCTAACTGCTTGAAATCAATTATTTTTGATATTCTTATGTTATGACTAAAGGTCTCATAACTTCTTTATTGTTTTACATGTTTACGTTGCTCGTTGCATTCGATGCAAATGCGCAGAGCTATGCAAATTATTCAAAGCGTGACCATGCAAACTTACTTGATGAATCTTGTAAAAAAGGAAATCAATCAAGCTGTTTTGAGCAAGGACTTCTTTATCAAACGTTTACTGATAAGAGCTTTAAACAGGATGGTATAAACTACGCCTCAGAAGGAAAGAAATTAATTATTAGTGCCTGTGATAATGGTGAGCAAAATGCTTGTGACTATAGAAAAGGTGCTGAGTTATTTGAAAGTTCGCAACTTCTCATGTGGGCCGGAATTATCCTTATTGGAATTGCCGTCTACATTGTGACGCAAATGATGTTTCAAGATAACGAATCATTTCAAGCGGCACAAAAACTAGAGGAAGGCGGCTCTAAAAAAACTGATAACGTTAAGAAACACGGTTTTGTTCTCCAATACTCAAGGCCTTTCTTTAAACGCTATATTTCTCCAATTGTTTCCTCGATGAAGAGTAAGAAGAAAATTAAAGAGAAGTATAAAAGAAAGTTAGCAAGTGCTGGGTTAACAGAGGACATGTCACCTGAAGATTTCTTTGCCTTTAAGTTATTTCTTATCATTGGTTTCCCAATAATGTTTTTAGCAGTAAGAGAATTTACTGAAGCAGATTGGAAGCTATCATTAATACCAGTCATGGCACTTGTGGGATTCTTATATCCTGATATTTGGATTAAAGGAAAGATTGAACAACGCCAAAAAGATATTATTAATGGTATGCCATTTTCTGTTGATATGTTGGCCCTTTCTGTAGAAGCAGGATTAGATTTTATTGCTGCTATGACAAAAGTTGTGGATAAGGCGAAACCAGGTCCACTAACTCAAGAATTTGAAATTCTTCTTAAGGAAATTAAAATTGGTGCAAGTCGTGCTGAGGCTTTAAGAAATATGGCCTGGCGTGTGGATTTAATTCAAATATCTTCATTTTGTGCAACTCTAATTGCTGCTGATTCAGTTGGTGCTTCAATTGGACCAATTCTAAAAGCGTTATCAATTGAAATCAGACAAAAGAAGTCAGCACAGATTGAAAAAGAAGGTGCGACTGCTGCTACTAAAATTTTATTTCCGATGATGGCCTTTATTGTTCCTTCTGTCTTACTAATGATTTTTGCTCCTCTAGTTGTTGAGCTTGTGGGTGGGAAATAATGAAAATAACTTGTAATGGAATTGATATCTGTAAACAAGCTATTGTTGCAGACTCTTTTTACAAGAAGTTAAAAGGTTTAATGTTTTCGAAAGGCATGGATGGATTTGATGGAATGATTTTTTATGGAACTAATGCGATTCACACTTGCTTTATGAATTATAAAATCGACGTTGTGTTCTTTAACAGTAAGAACCAAATAAAGAAAATATACCGTGGATTAAAACCGTGGAGACATACGCAAATTGTTTTTAGTGCCAGTCGTGTACTAGAGTTAGCAGAGGGACAGTTGCCTCAAGAGATTAAGGAAGGGGATACTCTAGAGTTATGTATAAATTAGTTGTTGTAGCTGGTAAGCTACGTGGACAAGAATATATTTTAGAGGAAGGGGAAAACACCCTAGGACGCTCAGAAGAATGTAGTGTTCACTTTCCTGTAAATGGTGTTTCAAAAAAACACTTATCAGTAACCGTCACGCAAGATGTTGCTTTTGTTAAAGACCTTGGTAGTTCAAATGGTACTTTTGTTAATGGTAAAGCTGTAAAGAGGGCCACTGTTAAAAATGGTGATAAAATTGCGCTTCCGGACTCTATTCTTCAAGTTGTCTTTGTTAAAGAGAAAAAGAAAATCATTAAGAAAAGAATTGAGGCCGTAGAGGAAGATGATGAGCCAACATATATCACTGGTGGTGAAATGCCAGAGAATATTTTTGGAAAAATTATCTGGCTTTTTAAATATCGTTTAATGCCACTTGTTCATGGTATCAATGAAGAGTATGAGTGGCGTGTTCTAACTGGTATTTTACTGGCAATCTTTGTAGTTGTTACGGTAACACTTACTATTTTTCCCGTTATGAAGACTTCACAAAGTTTACTTCTTTTAGAAGTTGCTAAGCGTGGAGCTCATTATGCTGATGAAATTAAGAGACAAAATAGAGGCGCTCTTGCCAGAAAAGATCTAGATCGAGTTGATACGAAGTTTATGGAACAAGGAAATAACGGCGTTGTTTCTTATGATCTATTTGACATTGATGGACGAATTGTAAGACCTCTTACAAAACTTAATATGTATATTGATGATCCCTTTTCTGTTCAAGTTAGAGAGTGGGCCGAAAGGACTATGAAAAGTGCTGATGATCTCCCAATGGTAAGTCGTTTATCAAATGGTGAAATTGGAATTGGTCAAAAGATTAAGGCAACTAATGTTAAAACAGGACAGCTCGATGTTGTAGGTGTAATTGCGATTAGATTTAAGCCTTCGTCAATTGCTGATGAAGCGTCGAAGAGTCGTGTTGCTTATCTAGAGGCACTTATTACTTCCTTTATTGCTTCCATAGTCTTCTTTGCAATTGTCTACTATATGACAATTAGGCACTTAGATGAAATGAAGTTTCAGATTGAAGAAGCTTTGAGAGGGAATCGTAAGAGTGTTGATAGTGAATATCTTTGGTCTGAGATAGATCCTTTAAGGTCGTCGATTAACTCAATGATTCAACGAATTAGAGAACTACAAAAAACTGATGATGAAATGAGCTTTGATGAAATGGAAAGTGATGAATCCTATGTTTCGAGCTTATATGAGTTCATGCAGGGAGCGCAGGGGGCAGTGCTTGTTCTAGATTCTCAAAAGAATCTGTCTCATATTAATACACTCGCAGAGGATATAACGGCGATACGAGGGAGTTCTTCTGAAGGAATGAGCCTCCTAGATGTGGCACGTGAAAAAGGATTTGCGGCAACTATTATTGAATTATGTGATGCCTCTGCTGACAATGGAGGAACGTCTCAGAAGGGTGAATATGAACTTTCTGGGCACTTTTATAATATTTTTGTTACGAGTTTAATAGGGCGAGATAATTTTGCTAAAGCGTTCTATGTTACACTAATTAAAGAGGACTAAATATAAATGGTTGCCGCAATTAGAATGACAAAGAATTTATCTTCCCCAGAGTCTTCTGGGCAATACCACCGTATTATTTGTATGACTGGTAAGAATAAAGGTATTTGTTATTACCTAAATGGTAACCGAGTAGTTCTTGGTCGTTTAAGCTCAAATGACATTCAAATTCTTGATACTCAAGCTTCACGTGAACATATTGAATTAACACGTGTAAATAATGAATACACATTAACAGATCTTAAATCTCAAAATGGTGTGATGGTAAATGACCTTAAGGTTACTCAACACAAGCTAAAGTCTGGTGATAAAATTATAGTTGGCTCGACTGTTTTCAAATATTCTTTTATTGAAGTGAAAGAAGAGAAGGCCCTCGTTGAATATGAAGATCCAGAAGAGGATGAAGAGGACGAGGAAGAAGAGGAAGAAGTAAAAAAGAAGGCCAAACCTAAGAAAAAGAAAGGCCCTGCTACTCCAGAAGAGAAACGAAAAAAAATGATCTATATAGCAGTTGCTGTCATGGGTTTATTCTTTTTTATGGATGGAGACGAGACTAAGACAAAGAAGGCCAGTGTAAAAAAAGAAGGTAGTACGATTATTGACTCTTCTAATAGTAATACTGGTCGTAAGTATGTAGAGGACTTTGAAACACAAGAGAAAGTTGAAGCCTATGTTCATCGTGGTAGACGTGAGGCACGAGAAGGTAACTATTTTAGAGCTATGCAAGAGTTTAACTTGGCTTTAACTCTCGATCCAAATGATGGTAATGCTGCTTATCACTTAAATATTGCAAAGCAAAGGCTTGATGAAAAAATCAAAGATATGTTTGATCAAGCAACTAAGAATAAAGATTCGTTGAAGTACAATAGAGCATTGGGAACGTATTGTGCAATCTATAAGCTTTTAATTGAATATAAGACAGATGAACGCTTTATCGAAGCTAAGAAAAACGTTGAAGATATGGCCGAAAAATTAGGGATGAAAAAGAGTGATAATTACTGTTTCTAAACATGGAACGATTCTTAATCGTATTGAGATTAATGATCAAGTGATCATGGGGCAGAGCTCTAGTTTCCTAATTGGTCGATCTGATGAGGCCCATGTTCATTTGGATGATCCTCAAATTTCACGAAGACTCGCTAGCTTAAATTTTAACGGTGTAAGTTGGACACTTAATAAATTATCAACTTATGATACTGTCTTAGTTAATAATGCTCCTATGTTTCTTGAAGAGATTTCTGTCTCAAGTGGCCACTATCTTGTTTGTAATGACTATAAGGTTTTATTTGAAAGCCTTGAAGTCGAAGAGCAGGATGCTCAAGAAAGTATTGAACCAGAATTGCCGGAAGATGTTTTTGAAGATGTGGAACCAGAAGATTCACTAGAAGAGGAAGAGACGGCCATTATTGATGGCCCGGTCGAGAACTCATCTGATTTTGAAGAAGAGACTCAGGCTTTTGATGATCCTACACAAGA is a window from the Bacteriovorax sp. BAL6_X genome containing:
- a CDS encoding FHA domain-containing protein, with protein sequence MYKLVVVAGKLRGQEYILEEGENTLGRSEECSVHFPVNGVSKKHLSVTVTQDVAFVKDLGSSNGTFVNGKAVKRATVKNGDKIALPDSILQVVFVKEKKKIIKKRIEAVEEDDEPTYITGGEMPENIFGKIIWLFKYRLMPLVHGINEEYEWRVLTGILLAIFVVVTVTLTIFPVMKTSQSLLLLEVAKRGAHYADEIKRQNRGALARKDLDRVDTKFMEQGNNGVVSYDLFDIDGRIVRPLTKLNMYIDDPFSVQVREWAERTMKSADDLPMVSRLSNGEIGIGQKIKATNVKTGQLDVVGVIAIRFKPSSIADEASKSRVAYLEALITSFIASIVFFAIVYYMTIRHLDEMKFQIEEALRGNRKSVDSEYLWSEIDPLRSSINSMIQRIRELQKTDDEMSFDEMESDESYVSSLYEFMQGAQGAVLVLDSQKNLSHINTLAEDITAIRGSSSEGMSLLDVAREKGFAATIIELCDASADNGGTSQKGEYELSGHFYNIFVTSLIGRDNFAKAFYVTLIKED
- a CDS encoding FHA domain-containing protein, with product MVAAIRMTKNLSSPESSGQYHRIICMTGKNKGICYYLNGNRVVLGRLSSNDIQILDTQASREHIELTRVNNEYTLTDLKSQNGVMVNDLKVTQHKLKSGDKIIVGSTVFKYSFIEVKEEKALVEYEDPEEDEEDEEEEEEVKKKAKPKKKKGPATPEEKRKKMIYIAVAVMGLFFFMDGDETKTKKASVKKEGSTIIDSSNSNTGRKYVEDFETQEKVEAYVHRGRREAREGNYFRAMQEFNLALTLDPNDGNAAYHLNIAKQRLDEKIKDMFDQATKNKDSLKYNRALGTYCAIYKLLIEYKTDERFIEAKKNVEDMAEKLGMKKSDNYCF
- a CDS encoding type II secretion system F family protein, with translation MFTLLVAFDANAQSYANYSKRDHANLLDESCKKGNQSSCFEQGLLYQTFTDKSFKQDGINYASEGKKLIISACDNGEQNACDYRKGAELFESSQLLMWAGIILIGIAVYIVTQMMFQDNESFQAAQKLEEGGSKKTDNVKKHGFVLQYSRPFFKRYISPIVSSMKSKKKIKEKYKRKLASAGLTEDMSPEDFFAFKLFLIIGFPIMFLAVREFTEADWKLSLIPVMALVGFLYPDIWIKGKIEQRQKDIINGMPFSVDMLALSVEAGLDFIAAMTKVVDKAKPGPLTQEFEILLKEIKIGASRAEALRNMAWRVDLIQISSFCATLIAADSVGASIGPILKALSIEIRQKKSAQIEKEGATAATKILFPMMAFIVPSVLLMIFAPLVVELVGGK
- a CDS encoding DUF192 domain-containing protein, which codes for MKITCNGIDICKQAIVADSFYKKLKGLMFSKGMDGFDGMIFYGTNAIHTCFMNYKIDVVFFNSKNQIKKIYRGLKPWRHTQIVFSASRVLELAEGQLPQEIKEGDTLELCIN